The region TCCTGTAGGACATGCTGAATCTCACGAAGATTGGAAACTACGTCGAGCACTTCAAGGCGATTCGAGGTTGCCAACGCCGACATCGCCCCGTGCTTGCTCAACATCGGTTTCAGCTCTTCAACAGCATCTTCGGCAAGCAGCCAGCTCAGCGGAAAAGAGACTTTTACGAACTCGTGCGTATCGCGATATCGTAGATCTTCCGGGTGAACTCGGGGAACGCGGGCCGGGTTCAAGCCTTCCAGCTTGGCGACAACAAGCCCTTCTTGCTGCTTCAAAATGGTGTACCCGCGCGTCATGAGGCGTTCGTTGATCAGGTCACGAACTTCATCAACTGAATAGGCACGCTGCGTTGTGAGATTGAGATAGTCGCCTGGCAGCTCTTGCCAATCCAAGCTGGCGTTGGAAATATCGGCCAACCAATCGAGCACATCAGGCCAGGCTTGGCCGCGGAAGTTGAACCGCACCATTCCTTTTTCGTCTGGGCGTACTTTCAGTTCTTCTGGATCGGCAGGCTCGGCCGGATCATCTTTGCGTTGAATGGGGCCTTTGTTCTCGCCCATCGGATTGTCCGTCGGCTTCGCGTCCCCTTTTTTCTCGTCGGGGTTTTCGCCTTCGGGCATCGGATTGGGTTTACCTTCAGCCGGTTTGGCGCCTTCCGAGTTGGGCCTTGGTCCGGGACCACGAACCCTGCCTGAAGGGCCTGAATGCATTTCGACTGGCACAGCCTCGCGGCTGATAGACGCTCCTTCTTGCGCGGAAGCAAGTTCCGATTGGACTGCGGTAAGCGTTAGAGCAGTAATGAAGCCTACACAAGCAATCGCGTAGGTATTTCGGAACGGCATGGGGCTTCCGATATGGAAGGAGTTTGGATAAGACCTTGGCACTATGAGGATGTGCTCGCCATTATCTTTCAACCGTGCAATGTGATCAACAAATTGCCAGTTATTTCCCCTAAAATGCGGGAGGTTAATATGCCTCTTAGGGATCTGGCACAATCTAAGACGAAGCTCGACCTATTTTGGTTTCTTGCCGCCGCGATATCTTGTGCGGCAATCGCAAGAACTTAAGGTAAGGGCTGCCAAAACGTAGTTGCTGCTTTAAATGGTCTGCATTGCTTGCGCAAGCATGTCACAAAACGTCGCAAGTTTTGCCATGGTTTCGCGGAACTTTCGTCGGTAAAAGGTCATCTACCATTTCAGCAACACGATGGCTCGCTAGACTGAGATCGGGCGACATGGCATAAGTTGCTATTGCAAAAGACTTTAGGTGATTTCACTGGCTTCCACATTTGCCAGCATTTCGGCACGGTATCATGAGTTTGCAGCTAAATGACGAACTTCTTTCGGCTTTCCTAGATGGGGAAGTTTCGGACGAGGAACGTTTGCAAATTGAAACCGCGCTCAAAAATTCACCAGAATGGCGTACTCGGTACCACCAATTGGTAGAGACGGTGAACGCCGTTAGGACCATTCCTGAGTCGCCGTTGCCTCGCGATTTCTCGCAGGACATTCTCGCTCAGATCGCCGCACGGCAGCAAGTCGATGGCCAGTCAGGCCGTCCAGCTCCGGTGGTTGTCGCGGAAAGATCAACCTCTTCGGTCAGCCAACGACGTCGCAGTTCGTCATCGTCCAGCAATTCAATCTGGATTACGGTTGCGGCTTGTTTGCTAGTGGCTGTCGGGCTTGGTATTGCGATGCAGTCTGGCATCTTTGGGACTTCCCAAGATCCGAAGCTCGCTCAGCAAGATCCCCAAGTTACGCCAGGTACACTGCCGGATGATCGTGCTGTCGCATCGACCGATCCTGTCGGCGACCCTGTGAAGCCTGACGAAGAAGTCAATGACGGTAATCGTTCGCCATTCCCAAGTGTGGAAGAATTGGCCGGACAGCAAAACAATGCTCCAATCATGGATGTTCCAACCGACGATCCATCGATGGAACGAAGTCCGATTGGTATTCGAGTCAACGTTCGCACGAAGCCAGGCGAGATGAAAAAGCCTGATGTTGGCATGGCTCGCCCTGCCGCATTGGCACGTTCGGTATTCAATTTGGATCCTCAGGAAGATCCTGAACTCGATCGTATCGATCTGATTAATTTCCAACGAGACGACGTCTTGGAAGAGATCACCTCTTGGGTCGATCTGAACGACGATGGTCAGGTTTCGGACATGGAAGCTCAGCAAGCCTGGATGCGATTCATGCAGACCGAAGGCTCTGTGCCAGCGTTCAGTGAAGAAGCGCTGTTCGTTATCGATCAAGACATGAATCAAAAGATCTCAACGGCTGAATTCCATTTGGCGGTTGCCTCGTCGCGTTGGCATACCAGCGAAAGCATGCGGAAAGTTTGGTACCGTTTGGATGCCAATGCCGATGGTGTCTGGTCGCAAGACGACTTCGCAATGAATGCTCGTTTCGCACCCAAGGGCATGCCATCGCTCGCTCAGCAGCTTGCCCAATGGCACGCTCTTGTCGATCGTTCGCGCGACGGAAAAGTGACGCGACTGGAGTTGGCGTTGTCGTCGGAGCAGATTCAGTTGCTACTGAAAAACTGGGAACAGAAAATTCTTAACCCTAAGACGTACGATCAAACCACCGCGCTGATGAGTCAGTTCGACCGCGATGGAAACGGGCAGCTAGCAGGTCGCGAATTGATGCGTCTGAAAGAAAAGCATCAAGCTCTTGCACCTCAGCTTGAAAATGCGGGACCCAATGGTCTTTCCGCATACGAACTCTATCTTGCGATCGAAACGCAGGAACTTTGATCAACCGTTGAACAATAACTGTTCGCCGAACTATTTGGCCTGCGGTGAACCGTACCCGACTTTCTGCGGGTGTCGGCATTCGAAGGGAAAATCGCTTTCTTCGAGGCGATTGATGCATAGAATTACGACGCCGTTCCAGTAGCCGGCCAGCATGCTGTGAATGGAGTGAAGGAGAGTCTTGTTGAAACATCGATGTTCGCGGTGTGAAAGCCGTATGTCGATTTTCAACGCACGGGGGAACGTCGTAGATGAGTTATGGAGGCGAAAGCGTCGAGCAGGATTCAACCGATTGGTCGATTCTGCATGCTTCATCTCGCGCTGAAGAAAGCCGCACCGAATCAACGCCGCGAGCTACTGCCGATGCGGAAAAAAGATCAGCCCAGCTGCCATCTTGGGAGCCAGAGGCGTTGCGGTCTTATCTTGCCGAAATGGGCAAGATTCCGCGACTTACTTCACAGCAAGAGCAAACGCTAACGTGTCGGGTATCGGAGGCCCGCCAAAGTTACTTGCGCCGTCTCTACGGCTGCGGAATTGTTTCGACAGTGGTTTGCGACCTGCTTGTCGAAGTGGTTGAAGGATCGCGGCGTCTTGATCGAACGCTGGAAGTCACCATCCAGGGTGCCGGACAAAAGGCACAATTGCTGATCAAAGTCCGCGAAGCGATCGAACAACTCACCGAAACGGTTCATCGAAATCGTTACGACTTTCGTGTTGCCATGGATGTCGACGAGCAGTCTTCTCAGCGGCGTCAACGCGCCATCGAACGTCTCATGCGGCGACGGCATGCGACAGCATGCTTTCTGGAAGGCTTTGGCCTGCGAGAAAAGTTTTTGCCGCAGTGGCATCGCGCGGTCGAAGAAAAGCTGACGCAGTTAGATTTGCCGAACTCGTCTGCAGTGAACACGCCGGACAGTATGTTTGCGATGCCCATTTCTCCGGAAGGGATAGAGCTGTTCGAGCTTTATCAGGAAACGCCAGGTACGTTGGCGTTTCAGTGGCCGAAGATCGAAGAAGCCCACCAGGTATATTGCCAGGCGAAGCAGGAGCTTGTTGCGGCGAATCTTCGTTTGGTCGTCTCGATTGCCAAGGGCTATCGCAATCGCGGCATGAACTTTCTCGACCTCATTCAGGAGGGCAACTTGGGCTTGATGCGTGCCGTCGAGAAATTCGATCAATCGCTGGGCTACAAGTTTGCAACGTATGCGACGTGGTGGATTCGTCAGGCAATTTTGAAGGCAATTGGTGATCAGAGCAAGTTGATTCGCGTCCCTGTGCGGATGCAGGAACGCATTCAAAATGTGCTGACCTCCAAGGCAGAGTTTCGTCTGAAAGAGAATCGAGATCCAACGATCGAAGAGACCGCTCGGCAGGCAAACGTTGCGGAGAAAGATGTCTTACATGCGGATACGCTGACGCGAGGACCGCTGTCGCTGGACGCGAAGCTGAACGACGACGATGAATTCGCGAATATGCTTCCTGCACCGATGGATGGTGCTGTTATGTCGGAAGCGGGCCATGCAATGATTCAAAAGGTGTTGGCCAAAGTCCTCGGGATACTTAACGAACGCGAGCAAGAGATTCTTTGTCGCCGCTACGGTATCCGAGACGGGAAAACGCAAACGCTTGAAGAAGTCAGCCAGGCGTTTTCGCTCACGCGAGAACGAATTCGGCAGATCGAGATCGCCGCCCTTCGAAAGTTGCGCAAGTCGAGTGCTTGTGCGCATCTGGAAGAATGGATCGACGATCCCGTTCCGCTGTAATTGTCGTTACCAGGCGTCGCATTCGTACGAAAGCTGACGCAGATAATCGATTGCCTCTTCCAGTTCGCTGCAGTCAACGCCGACTTGCCGACCTTCGCGATCGCAACGGGCCAATAAGATTAGCTCGTCGTAGTCTTCCGACTCCTTAAGCCGTCGTTTCGCTCGAGCCCCGATCGTGCCATCCAAAACGAGTTGTGCTTCCATGTGATGAGCGATCAGCCAGTGGGTTCGCTCGGTAATATCGGTCCCTAATGCTTCGAGGCCTGCTTCGACATGGTCGTGCGGGTCAATCGCTTTTCCAACATCGTGCAGCAGTGCCGCCAGCAGAAACTCTTCGTCGTATGGCAGTTGGTCTCGGGCTAAGTCGAAGACCTGTAAGCTGTGGTACAGGGCATCTCCTTCCGGGTGCCACTTAGGGTTTTGCTTCACGTTTTCCAGCGGAAGTAACATCGCTTCGTACTGCAGAAAACGATCTACTTGATTCTCGACGGCTGCGAGGCCTTCTTCGTATTGCTGCGGGTCGTAGGTGTCTTTTAGAAACTTTTCAAACTCAGGCAGCGTCATTCGCTCTTGAGGTTTGCCGGTGATCGAACTTTTCGAAACGACCGAGGCATCCTTTGTCGCACGAACGGTTAGCTCGAAAGGATATTCCTCGCGGACATGGATATGCGTATAGACCCCAGCGGCGCCGGGCTTATTGACATGTTTGCGCTGGAAATCGAAGCGAATCCCTTCGTTTTCCAAAGCTGCGGTGACCGAAGAGATGCTATCGCTGAAAACATGCAAGTCGATGTCCGATCCGCGGCGAACATGGCCGGTCAGAACACTGCCGACAATCTTGGGGCGAAATCGATCGAGCAGGCGCATCATGCGAAGGCCCTCCAGACGCATCGCCAGCAGATGATCAAGCCGCGTGTCCCCTTCAAACATCCGAGCCATCGACTGAACTTCGTCACGAATCTCGGAGTTCGTTGGCAGGTCGGCTTCTTTGACCCAGCCTCGTTGGACACGTCGGGCCGCTTT is a window of Bremerella sp. TYQ1 DNA encoding:
- a CDS encoding zf-HC2 domain-containing protein → MSLQLNDELLSAFLDGEVSDEERLQIETALKNSPEWRTRYHQLVETVNAVRTIPESPLPRDFSQDILAQIAARQQVDGQSGRPAPVVVAERSTSSVSQRRRSSSSSSNSIWITVAACLLVAVGLGIAMQSGIFGTSQDPKLAQQDPQVTPGTLPDDRAVASTDPVGDPVKPDEEVNDGNRSPFPSVEELAGQQNNAPIMDVPTDDPSMERSPIGIRVNVRTKPGEMKKPDVGMARPAALARSVFNLDPQEDPELDRIDLINFQRDDVLEEITSWVDLNDDGQVSDMEAQQAWMRFMQTEGSVPAFSEEALFVIDQDMNQKISTAEFHLAVASSRWHTSESMRKVWYRLDANADGVWSQDDFAMNARFAPKGMPSLAQQLAQWHALVDRSRDGKVTRLELALSSEQIQLLLKNWEQKILNPKTYDQTTALMSQFDRDGNGQLAGRELMRLKEKHQALAPQLENAGPNGLSAYELYLAIETQEL
- a CDS encoding RNA polymerase sigma factor RpoD/SigA, giving the protein MSYGGESVEQDSTDWSILHASSRAEESRTESTPRATADAEKRSAQLPSWEPEALRSYLAEMGKIPRLTSQQEQTLTCRVSEARQSYLRRLYGCGIVSTVVCDLLVEVVEGSRRLDRTLEVTIQGAGQKAQLLIKVREAIEQLTETVHRNRYDFRVAMDVDEQSSQRRQRAIERLMRRRHATACFLEGFGLREKFLPQWHRAVEEKLTQLDLPNSSAVNTPDSMFAMPISPEGIELFELYQETPGTLAFQWPKIEEAHQVYCQAKQELVAANLRLVVSIAKGYRNRGMNFLDLIQEGNLGLMRAVEKFDQSLGYKFATYATWWIRQAILKAIGDQSKLIRVPVRMQERIQNVLTSKAEFRLKENRDPTIEETARQANVAEKDVLHADTLTRGPLSLDAKLNDDDEFANMLPAPMDGAVMSEAGHAMIQKVLAKVLGILNEREQEILCRRYGIRDGKTQTLEEVSQAFSLTRERIRQIEIAALRKLRKSSACAHLEEWIDDPVPL
- a CDS encoding HD domain-containing protein, translated to MAQPSKLRRQIAHQAARLLYDRSESEYYQAKMKAARRVQRGWVKEADLPTNSEIRDEVQSMARMFEGDTRLDHLLAMRLEGLRMMRLLDRFRPKIVGSVLTGHVRRGSDIDLHVFSDSISSVTAALENEGIRFDFQRKHVNKPGAAGVYTHIHVREEYPFELTVRATKDASVVSKSSITGKPQERMTLPEFEKFLKDTYDPQQYEEGLAAVENQVDRFLQYEAMLLPLENVKQNPKWHPEGDALYHSLQVFDLARDQLPYDEEFLLAALLHDVGKAIDPHDHVEAGLEALGTDITERTHWLIAHHMEAQLVLDGTIGARAKRRLKESEDYDELILLARCDREGRQVGVDCSELEEAIDYLRQLSYECDAW